The following nucleotide sequence is from Malania oleifera isolate guangnan ecotype guangnan chromosome 4, ASM2987363v1, whole genome shotgun sequence.
ttctgggggatgtggttttcagggtgttgagtggggaaccctgcaggtgtaggaccagTCATAGTAGGGGGCTTTTGCAAAaatgaggtaagggaaatatgctatgctaggaattttaacaatgttatcagagattttatatatatatatatagttcattATCCAATTTTTACAGAAGAAGagtttttaatgtttgtgtggcctgagtagatatttatctgatatagaacttatatagctttctctagcatatcatgttatacagtatatacagatatagactGACATACACAGATATTTACTAgattagtatattatagtttttattcagatcagtatattacaactttttattcagaacagtatattacagttgtcatatttcctaataccataacactcaaattgtACAGACAGACTATACATACAGAATATGcagtcagatatacagatatagcatccAGATGCTACAGTTACATTATTAAGCTATTAAAGTATTtccagtacaaaattatagtgttatggttattttggaaacatgatgaaaatagtaaaaatattatagtattatatatatatatatatatatatatatgatatcagatccgtgtgaaaatattacagacaaatatagatattagagcacggtaccgttgctattacagataacgtgcaaccacatatctcagatagtgtgtgggtaccgtcaaccatGCTCaaagtggatgcagctccccagttcgctgggttgagggggctcaatttgacgaggtagtattTCCAGTTCCGTGCTTAGGAGTGCATGCAGTTTagtcggactgaggtagtgtagaataCAATGACTTActtagtaggccaaccagtgttaagtcccgcctacgggtcacacaaccctgtcatgacgggtcaaatcatgacatacaaatttctaAGGAaaaacatagttatgtatatgtatacaattttataaagtttgataaatatagtatgatattagaagtatgaaaagtggAAAATCAGAtaacacagttatattttaaactacgaTGAATGTACAATATACTTTGTGCAGATGTATCATTATATACAGTTTCAAATGTTATTATAATAGTTctgcaacttagtcgccacacactagtaatagcatatttccacttaccgaGCGTCGTCTccccccattactttaacatttttcaggtgagctagctaggcgagcggatctggctcgcagatagagtgacctCTTCCTTAcactgtctatagggtaagtttgttcAGAGTGTTGTATTTTGGGATAGATGGTACAGGAGAGAGAtgtaaaaatgtaattatagtTTGATAACACTAGATTCtaatattgtatgtatatatatatggttgtatgacttatgttttcgttgcataggtgtgtctattatgtataggaatacctcagtgcccatttGAGGCCTAAGATGCTATAGCAAGGATATCAGAGTACTttatgtgtttttattttaaGGGAAAAAATGGTGAAATTTTTTAGGTTGCTACATCAtgacataataatatttaaaagatCATTAGCATCCACCACATGCTTTAGATAGTGACAAAAGAACTATTCGATGATTATTCAAGGGTACTATCTCAATGGAAATACTTTGCACAAAAAAAGCTTAGATATCACTTTGTTGAGATATGTAGATGCTAAAGAAGCATCTCAAATTATGGAAAAAGTTCATAGTGAGTCTTGTTCTACTCACCCACACGGACATATATAAAAGGATCTTACGAGCTAGTTATTATTGGTCTACCATGGAGACAAACTATGTTGACTGTGAGAAATGTTGTAAGTgtcaaatttatgttgataaGTTAAAGGCACCACTTGTGCCATTACACCTTATGGTAACTTCTTAGTCATTTtctgtaacgccctgaccctctacgtgggcccggagtgctactaatccattcatttacctgataatctatattctaatatcatgtacgcagcgaaaaacataattataatcttctaacaaatataatactagagttttctaaatctatctgtagacacctcatttttaccaggctcaatattattattattattttttaaaaaaatatattattattaccttattatcatcattatttttactattattagtattattagtatcgttataatattattattattattattttattacttttaaaatattattattatcactttatcatcttgctattgttattattgtattactattattattattattattattattattattattattattattattattattatatttaattttttattattattgccccattatttttattatctatgattattattatttattttcattattattatcattattattatcattattattgtatatattgttaccataaaagtatgaagagaataaaaatgagaaaggaaaagaaaagaaggattttttagggttgaaaatttataaaaagggggggggggggggggctgcaTACACAGGAGAGCAAGGGGGCACGGCAGCGCATAACAGGCCATtctaaaaaaaaagaaacccTAAGCCATATCCACTCTCGCTCTCTTTCACGCACCCGGCCGCCACCCGCTCTCTCTCCATATCTTCTTCTCGTAGCCCCAACCACAGCCCTCTACCACCCATAGCCATTGCAACAATCATCTTCCCGCACCCAACAGCTCCGGCATTCCATCTCACGGCCACGACACCCACATGTAGCAATCACCCAATCACCCACAACCCAGTCACCATCTCAAGCGACTCCACGACAAGGATCTCCCATCCTCACGGCTGCATCATCATCCAAGTAGTAGCTCCTCCTCTCCACGGCAACATCATCATCCACGCGGCAACCCCGACACTCACACAGCCACAGATCCCACTTCGCCTCCTCACTTTCATGCACCAGTAACAGCAAAGCCCAGGTCGACAAATCACCAAAGCCACACCGTCAAGGTGAATTAGTAGCTCCAGctctcatcatcaccatcatcatctcCAGAAAACATCGTCGTCATCGTACAAGAGCCTCATCGCTGTCTACCACCGCCGTTGTTCTCGCCACCACAGGAGCACCTCGTCGTCATCTCTGGCGTCTGTCTTCGGCCTCTCCAGCAGCCACGGCCAGCCACCACCCAGCAAAGCCACTCTTGCAGCAGCCGTGAACTCCCCCTGCAACTCCGGCGAACTAGCAGCTCCTTAGCCAGCCCCTGTTTCAGCAACCAGCCGAAGGTCCGGCAGCCACGCCCCACCTGCTGCAACTCCGACGGGatccctctgtaagtccctgcaaGTCCCTGTACCCATGAACACTATTTCTCACACTCAcacaatacacatatatatttatatatttattagtgttaatatatatatacacatatattggtTTGGTTTGGgattttaatacttaaagtttaaattttttatattttatgcatctatatgtatatactatattaaccatattagtattattatacgtatattattgatagtaatattgttattatttatatattatgttattatattgttttgtatatcattattaataatgttattatattgtttgtatattaccattaatagtattattatatgatttgtataatatttctaatattgtcatcacattataggtgtattgttattattagtattatatgatttatatatcattattagtaatattattatatagttggtttattaatattagcattattattatattagtattagtattacatagtttgtatattattattaattacatgacTGCGTTATTCTTATGCTactggtttgtatattactattagtaaaattacggtatggtttggatgttattaatatattaattatcatattgattttattagtattagtattctattgtttgcatatggttggtattattattatgtagattgttttattattgttatatgctattattgggtttattatgtagattgtttcattattatgtttaggtttatatagttgatttgcatatattatatattggtTACGGTTagcatgttgatatatctagtaatattgtgtttagtattttagtgtatttggcatgttagttttaaggtatgttcaatattataatggatattacatattatatatttattactatcatatttgtagtattttaatgtacacaatatcatttatcttggtaaccttagtattttgggagtaggttattatattgtatattatggtatatttaaaattgctgcattactactatatattcttaacattgtctatcatgttttgatttattgtattctcattattttgatttattgtatcttgatgtacttttagggttgaaattgtttccatacaaattatgtaCTCAGggttttggtcattattgtactcactttgtatttaatatttgcatagttagggttgtgtattaattttggcaaccattttgtatttattattttcagcaataccttgtttccataatttcattatttctttactcGTGCATAGGtttgcatgttttaatttgaattttggtttatcttttttttttttttatcaattatttccatatgggtgtaaaggtacTTATAGGATGTTAGGGGTGtataccattaggaagattattattattaccttctATTTatggtgtattattattattatcatgtgtgaaattattatgttaccattatgatatttagaatatgtatttattgttaatatgtgcgtattaatattatttattattgtcattatgggattactactattaatattaatatcattattattattatcattagtaccattattattatttttactattgttattattattattattattattattattatgttcattattataatggttattattattttattttattatatatattttttattatttattaaatatttttgatttttataatccctatgattttattgcgggggtatgagcctttgggcatcacgtaccctaagctctgaaggaatatatgtatatatatatttatttatttatttattttccctatgtatttataaactcataagaggagtaatttaaagaattattaaattaacttagggataatttcaaattaattaggtaccgttcgtaagaacgggcgcgtagggggtgctcgtaccttcccctcgtgtaaccgaactcccgaacctaactctggtaatgtagacctattttacccctaacggggcagttatcacgtgttctaaccacactaaaggttagtggcgactccgacattccatgtttttccatgaaaatattaaaataattttaatttcgccgctcggggcacacgcgctcccgggacgccgcgacagcttggcgactccactggggaccttagagagtcgagctattaattaattagaaattatcccaagtttaaatttattaaatcttttaattactccttattttgtgaatgttgtaatttgtaaataactttgattagttgtaaatattttacttccataatttacaaataaccttaactaagtaaaaatattttttttcctaattttgttaatattaattgtagatattttttttccaaatattccgaataaagcatattaattgtaagatattttgaataagcatcttaattaccgatattttgtttccttattttttatttccaaattttttgtgaataaacatattaattgcatatattgtgttcctttatcttttgaatatatatattaattgtagatatcttgtttccatattgtttatagcatgtgaataaatgtgggggtagcgggattaggttaaaaattaaattcacacactctcacgctctatacccgagctttccttactaggactagataggagtgtaatagcgccagtcccttcgtggcagagcttgatgggacccgcgaaccactccgctcagtgcgggttttatctggaccccaatgggggaggatggaattccaaactaggaaccttttgtcaatagggttagagcctacccgcacgtacttgtctatagtcttccctaactaggatagtgtcatgacgaaccctgtatatacatacctaccctgggttgggataTCCTTATCCCCATgctgtctattgtatatatgttgtgaaatactttgtattatatcatgcatttgacatacatttagacatacatactacttagttagtattctgaaaaagcccaataatgagaccatgacccattctttcaaaaaataaaaataaaacacttgggccaagtattttaaaatatgggtcggcccaacctttttcaaataactcgggcccaactCTTTAAAAGCAAACTTAGGCCCGACCtcttcctaagtaaaaacttagcctaggcctgattttcaaaaacccaaaatttcaaaaaagtgggcttcggccctattgtctaaaaatataggccaacatttttctaagcaaatctaagcccaagtccttttaaaattagggcctgatcccatcatgaaatatattgaagcccatatttttatatacttgaggcccaagtgcacgcTAAAGTCCACAAacccgtattgaacaaatccagtgggttgactaacctgggtcaactccaacctcagatcataatttgacccttcatagaatctgaggtacatggaccgtcatcaaggaaaataatgattgagggaagaattgaattgaaattgtggcacatcaatgattgtcttaaaatccctcattagtgggatttttcctagaatgctgacaaagtagttagttaggttacattgcatccatgtattcatgcataataatcatgcacgataggtcacatgcatgttcatatctctatttgtatgagtaattgcactagttacatccatgcacaaataTTCatggcatccatgcattcatgcataatttcacacgcatagccatgcatgataggctgcatacatgttaatatccctattgttatgtatttgtgcactaggtacacACATGCATAAACACCCCATGCATAAGATAGAGCCTTGGAGAATATTTTATATAAGTCTACCTCGGGTGGGGGATATAAGTTTCATTATTTTCAGTTTGATGTCATGACTGCATGCATTGTTTTGAGTTGTATGATACCTTTACTAACATGCTGCATTCACATAGGCATCCCGTCTACTTCATCAAGGTTCTATAAGAGATTTGAATCATTCATGGAGAACACAATGACTTACCATGAGATTAAGTCCACAGTACAACAATATTCAGAAAGTCAACAGAACAAGTGGGGTGACAGTCTTACTCTGAAATCTATCATCGAACTACCAGCTCGGACTTTCATCAACATAAGATCCAATCCGTTAGATGAGCTAAAAGTCATTTGGAAGGAATGGACCCCGGCACGCcgtttaaaattctctcaaacataTGGGCACATTTGTTTCTTGTTGCATGTATCGGAAAATATCCCTGCCATAAAAGCACTGGTCGAGTTCTGGAATCCACCATATCGTTGCTTTACAATGAATGGTATTGACTTGACACCAACCATCGAGGAGTATACTTCGCTTTTGCATCTAGTCAAGTTACAGACACCATACAAACCTTATGTGTATGATGCTAGTGTTTCGTTCGTGAAGGAGATGTACGATGCTGTCGGGGTCAAAATCCAGAAAACATTCTCAGAGGGAGGTGCAGAAGTAAGGAAAATCTCTTGGAAGCAGTTGAAAGAAATAatcgaaaaagaagaaaaagaagaggttcAGATACATATAATGGCATTAGCTATTTACGGTTTgatcatttttccaaaagaactaAACATGATCGATCAAGCTACTGTTTCGTTTGTAGCACAAGTACGAAACGGGATTAACCCCGTTCAAGGCATCCTGGCAGAAACCTTCAGATCACTCAACAACTGCAGAATCAGGAGGCGAGAACGTTTAAAATGTTGTGTGCAACTGTTATATGTCTGGATGGTAGGTCACTTATCGTCCAACAAAGGGGGCTTCCGTAGTATTTTCTCAGTGATCCGAATCCCTTTGGCTGAATTTGGGGATacccaattaaaggagcagttagaTAAATCTGAATGGAACACAAAAATGTGTGGTTTGATCGACTCAGGGGTAACTTGGCTGGCGCCATGGATGGTCCGCTCTAACATGATATATCGGTGTGGAAATCTTCCATGGGTCCCATTACTAGGCCCATGGGGAGGGATAGCATATGCCCCTTTGATGGTCAGAAGGCAATTGGGGGCATCTTAGTTTGTGCCTATGACTCACGGATTGGCTGACTTAGATTTCGCATACGAAATAGGAGACACTCAAAACTAGATTAGAAAATTCAGGGTGGCGTGGAAACATGTGAACCTAATAGACCCGAGTGATGGAATTGCCACAGTCCAAGGAAGTTATGAAGCATGGAGAGAAAACCGGGTAAACCCCCAACTCAAAAGAATCCCAGAAATCGTTTTATCACAAGCGCATGCATGCAATTGAAGCCACAAGGGGATCCATGCCCAGTAGAAAAGGGAGATGCAAAAG
It contains:
- the LOC131153841 gene encoding uncharacterized protein LOC131153841, which gives rise to MENTMTYHEIKSTVQQYSESQQNKWGDSLTLKSIIELPARTFINIRSNPLDELKVIWKEWTPARRLKFSQTYGHICFLLHVSENIPAIKALVEFWNPPYRCFTMNGIDLTPTIEEYTSLLHLVKLQTPYKPYVYDASVSFVKEMYDAVGVKIQKTFSEGGAEVRKISWKQLKEIIEKEEKEEVQIHIMALAIYGLIIFPKELNMIDQATVSFVAQVRNGINPVQGILAETFRSLNNCRIRRRERLKCCVQLLYVWMVGHLSSNKGGFRSIFSVIRIPLAEFGDTQLKEQLDKSEWNTKMCGLIDSGVTWLAPWMVRSNMIYRCGNLPWVPLLGPWGGIAYAPLMVRRQLGAS